The proteins below are encoded in one region of Streptomyces roseirectus:
- a CDS encoding PadR family transcriptional regulator, whose amino-acid sequence MRMHGFEQRGHGGGFEGRRAAFGPFGPGGPGFGPGGGPWGGRGRGGPRGRARRGDVRASILALLKERGMHGYEMIQEIAERSGGAWKPSPGSVYPTLQMLEDEGLIASESEGGKKLFSLTEAGRTAAEDVSETPWEEATRGVDWESLNEIRQAGSGLFEAFGQVWRTGNKEQREKALAVVNDARKKLYLILADED is encoded by the coding sequence ATGCGGATGCATGGATTTGAGCAGCGAGGGCATGGGGGCGGGTTTGAAGGGCGGCGGGCGGCCTTTGGGCCGTTCGGGCCCGGGGGGCCCGGGTTCGGGCCGGGGGGTGGGCCCTGGGGTGGACGGGGGCGTGGTGGGCCTCGGGGGAGGGCTCGGCGTGGGGACGTGCGGGCCTCGATCCTGGCGCTGCTGAAGGAGAGGGGGATGCACGGGTACGAGATGATCCAGGAGATCGCCGAGCGCAGTGGCGGGGCCTGGAAGCCGAGTCCCGGGTCCGTCTACCCGACCCTTCAGATGCTGGAGGACGAAGGGCTCATCGCCAGCGAGAGCGAGGGCGGCAAGAAGCTGTTCTCCCTCACCGAGGCCGGCCGGACGGCCGCCGAGGACGTGTCCGAGACGCCCTGGGAAGAGGCCACGCGTGGCGTCGACTGGGAGTCGCTGAACGAGATCCGGCAGGCGGGATCCGGGCTGTTCGAGGCGTTCGGGCAGGTCTGGCGGACCGGGAACAAGGAGCAGCGTGAGAAGGCTCTGGCTGTTGTCAACGATGCTCGGAAGAAGCTGTATCTGATCCTCGCCGACGAGGACTGA
- a CDS encoding type II toxin-antitoxin system Rv0910 family toxin, protein MAEVSAEARIGAPAERIWTRLTDWPAYGEWNATHTDFPQGGPGSLEVGATFQENMKLMGFPAEVEWTIDELTPARSFTITGKGPMAVALLTRYTLTPDGTDATTVRIDGEFTGAAVSLMAGKLKDSATAALNESLRKLAALTA, encoded by the coding sequence ATGGCCGAAGTGAGCGCCGAGGCGCGTATCGGGGCCCCGGCGGAGCGGATCTGGACCCGGCTGACGGACTGGCCGGCCTACGGCGAGTGGAACGCGACGCACACGGACTTCCCCCAGGGCGGCCCCGGTTCACTGGAGGTGGGCGCAACCTTCCAGGAGAACATGAAGCTCATGGGCTTCCCCGCCGAAGTCGAGTGGACCATCGACGAGTTGACGCCCGCCCGGTCGTTCACCATCACCGGCAAGGGCCCCATGGCCGTCGCCCTCCTCACCCGCTACACCCTCACCCCGGACGGCACCGACGCCACGACCGTCCGCATCGACGGCGAGTTCACCGGCGCGGCGGTCTCCCTCATGGCCGGCAAGCTGAAGGACTCGGCGACGGCGGCACTGAACGAGTCCCTGCGGAAGCTGGCGGCGCTGACGGCTTGA
- a CDS encoding Clp protease N-terminal domain-containing protein, with the protein MQPRNSRPTVHEPVPLTVDDVAGFSAELAAAVAGARRRALRGADRQIDSAHLLHSLLEYDPEVRGAFGEGARVARVLGYLVQRSIGYGLRWQGGVEDSGPLPVVDGGSGALPVGEGSGPLPVVTVDGFSPLAAVAMGAARERARRRGVAPAQGVDLLAAVLADPGSRAVEVLARAGVDAGELLDRVEKGEVGDGDAWGCS; encoded by the coding sequence GTGCAGCCCCGTAATTCCCGGCCGACGGTCCATGAACCCGTACCGCTCACCGTGGACGACGTCGCCGGGTTCAGCGCGGAACTGGCGGCGGCGGTCGCCGGTGCGCGGCGCCGGGCGCTGCGGGGGGCCGACCGGCAGATCGACAGCGCGCATCTGCTGCACTCCCTGCTGGAGTACGACCCCGAGGTGCGCGGTGCCTTCGGCGAGGGGGCCCGGGTGGCGCGGGTGCTCGGGTATCTCGTCCAGCGCAGCATCGGCTACGGACTGCGCTGGCAGGGCGGTGTCGAGGACTCCGGCCCGCTGCCCGTCGTCGACGGCGGTTCCGGCGCGCTGCCTGTCGGCGAGGGTTCCGGCCCCCTGCCCGTCGTCACCGTCGACGGGTTCTCGCCGCTGGCCGCCGTCGCGATGGGCGCGGCCCGGGAGCGGGCCCGGCGGCGGGGGGTGGCGCCGGCGCAGGGGGTCGATCTGCTGGCGGCGGTGCTGGCGGATCCGGGGTCGCGGGCCGTGGAGGTGCTGGCGCGGGCCGGGGTGGACGCGGGGGAGCTGCTGGACCGGGTGGAGAAGGGCGAGGTGGGGGACGGGGACGCGTGGGGGTGTTCATAG
- a CDS encoding EamA family transporter — protein MAKANGLGLGLAVVSAVAFGGSGVAAKPLIEGGLEPLHVVWLRVGLAALVMLPVAWRCRGLVRRRPGLLLGFGLLGVAGVQAFYFGSISRLPVGVALLLEYLAPALVLGWVRFVQGRAVSRRAVVGVVLAVGGLACVVEAWAGMRFDALGVLLALGAACCQVGYFVLSDRGAAGDDAPDPLGVIAYGLLVGAAVLTVVARPWNLDWAVLGRAAEMDGDSVPGWLLLGWIVLVATVLAYATGVVSVRRLSPQVATVVSCSEAVVATVLAWVLLGERLGVAQLAGGAVVLLGAFVAQSATPAKPAGEPVAGGLPEQGLAARETAV, from the coding sequence GTGGCAAAGGCGAATGGGCTCGGGCTGGGGCTGGCGGTCGTGTCGGCCGTCGCGTTCGGAGGGTCGGGGGTCGCGGCGAAACCCCTGATCGAAGGGGGACTTGAGCCGCTGCACGTGGTCTGGCTGCGGGTGGGGCTCGCCGCGCTCGTCATGCTGCCGGTCGCCTGGCGGTGCCGGGGACTCGTGCGACGGCGGCCCGGACTGCTGCTCGGCTTCGGGCTGCTCGGGGTCGCCGGGGTGCAGGCGTTCTACTTCGGGTCCATCTCCCGGCTGCCCGTCGGCGTCGCCCTGCTCCTCGAATATCTGGCGCCCGCGCTCGTGCTGGGGTGGGTGCGGTTCGTGCAGGGGCGGGCCGTCAGCCGGCGGGCCGTCGTCGGGGTGGTGCTCGCCGTCGGCGGGCTCGCCTGCGTCGTCGAGGCGTGGGCCGGGATGCGGTTCGACGCCCTCGGGGTGCTCCTCGCGCTCGGGGCGGCCTGCTGCCAGGTCGGCTACTTCGTGCTGTCCGACCGGGGCGCCGCCGGGGACGACGCCCCCGACCCGCTGGGCGTCATCGCCTACGGGCTCCTCGTCGGCGCCGCCGTGCTGACGGTCGTCGCCCGGCCCTGGAACCTCGACTGGGCCGTCCTCGGGCGCGCCGCCGAGATGGACGGCGACAGCGTGCCGGGGTGGCTGCTGCTCGGGTGGATCGTGCTGGTCGCGACGGTGCTGGCGTACGCGACCGGCGTCGTCTCGGTGCGGCGGCTGTCGCCGCAGGTCGCGACGGTCGTGTCGTGCTCGGAGGCGGTCGTCGCGACCGTGCTGGCGTGGGTGCTGCTCGGCGAGCGGCTGGGTGTCGCGCAGCTCGCGGGCGGCGCGGTGGTGCTGCTCGGGGCGTTCGTCGCGCAGTCGGCGACGCCCGCGAAGCCGGCTGGGGAACCGGTCGCGGGCGGGCTCCCCGAGCAGGGCTTGGCCGCGCGCGAGACCGCCGTATAG
- a CDS encoding DMT family transporter, with protein sequence MPFSPVGRGLFFLIVAGIAWGTAGAAASLVFRVSDLGAVALSFWRCVIGLVLLLAVRALRPRPAARRARGARWWAVTVAGGVALAVFQTAYFAAVSATGLAVGTVVTLGAGPVFIALGARLLLGERLGGAGLLAVSGALAGLGVLFADGGGGAVRPWGVLLGLLSAAGYCVMTLVTRRWGSPEDASGTTVGAFAVTSLCLLPFAAGEGLLPHTAELGRVLWLMGYIAAVPTALAYALYFAGAAVVRSATVSVVMLLEPVGAAALAVVVLGERVTAGTVIGTVLMLGSVAGLAVTEARGERA encoded by the coding sequence GTGCCCTTCTCGCCCGTCGGGCGTGGGCTGTTCTTCCTGATCGTCGCCGGGATCGCCTGGGGCACCGCCGGGGCCGCCGCCTCGCTGGTCTTCCGGGTCAGTGACCTGGGGGCGGTGGCGCTGTCGTTCTGGCGGTGCGTGATCGGACTCGTGCTGCTGCTCGCCGTGCGGGCGCTGCGCCCCCGGCCCGCCGCGCGCCGGGCGCGGGGTGCTCGGTGGTGGGCGGTGACCGTGGCCGGCGGGGTCGCGCTGGCCGTGTTCCAGACGGCGTACTTCGCGGCCGTCTCCGCGACCGGGCTCGCCGTCGGGACCGTCGTCACCCTCGGCGCCGGGCCCGTGTTCATCGCGCTCGGCGCGCGGCTGCTGCTGGGCGAGCGGCTGGGGGGTGCCGGGCTGCTCGCCGTGAGCGGCGCGCTCGCCGGGCTCGGGGTGCTGTTCGCCGACGGCGGGGGCGGTGCCGTACGGCCCTGGGGCGTGCTGCTCGGGCTGCTGTCCGCCGCCGGGTACTGCGTGATGACGCTGGTCACCCGGCGCTGGGGGAGCCCCGAGGACGCCTCCGGCACGACCGTCGGCGCCTTCGCGGTGACCTCGCTGTGCCTCCTGCCGTTCGCCGCCGGCGAGGGACTGCTGCCGCACACCGCCGAACTCGGGCGCGTGCTCTGGCTCATGGGGTACATCGCGGCCGTTCCCACCGCCCTCGCCTATGCCCTGTACTTCGCGGGCGCGGCCGTCGTGCGCTCGGCGACCGTCTCCGTCGTGATGCTCCTCGAACCGGTGGGCGCGGCGGCCTTGGCGGTCGTCGTCCTCGGGGAGCGGGTCACGGCCGGGACGGTGATCGGGACGGTGCTGATGCTGGGGTCGGTCGCGGGGCTGGCGGTGACCGAGGCGCGGGGGGAGCGGGCGTAG
- a CDS encoding pyridoxamine 5'-phosphate oxidase family protein has translation MTVTQRRGRRIMMTPGELDEFLDTQRTCRVATVSADGTPHVSALWFLWDGTSLWLYSVVRSKRWTDLRRDPRVAVVVDTGEEYDQLRGVELSGTVDFVGEIPRTGELRAELDAVETRFARKNFHMDSMPHDGRHAWIRLTPQKVVSWDFRKLGL, from the coding sequence ATGACTGTCACTCAGCGCCGGGGCCGCAGGATCATGATGACGCCCGGGGAACTGGACGAGTTCCTCGACACCCAGCGCACCTGCCGGGTCGCCACGGTCTCGGCCGACGGCACGCCCCACGTCAGCGCCCTGTGGTTCCTCTGGGACGGGACCTCGCTGTGGCTCTACTCCGTCGTCCGCAGCAAACGCTGGACCGACCTGCGCCGCGACCCCCGCGTGGCCGTCGTCGTCGACACCGGCGAGGAGTACGACCAGCTCCGCGGCGTCGAACTCTCCGGCACCGTCGACTTCGTCGGCGAGATCCCCCGCACCGGCGAACTGCGCGCCGAACTCGACGCCGTCGAGACCCGCTTCGCCCGCAAGAACTTCCACATGGACTCCATGCCCCACGACGGCCGCCACGCCTGGATCCGCCTCACCCCCCAGAAGGTGGTCTCCTGGGACTTCCGGAAACTGGGCCTCTGA
- a CDS encoding cysteine hydrolase family protein, producing MVLDAEKTVLLTVECQEGVVGADAALPQLAAEARESGALANVARLVGAAHAAGVQVVHAIAERRPDGKGASRNARLFRAAERLPVQQLAGSRAVRVAAPIEVAARDIVVRRLHGLSPLHGTELDALLRNLGCRTLVVVGVSANVAIPNSVFDAVNLGYTVVVASDAIAGVPAEYTPAMVRHSLGLVATVATTDEVLAGWNSPATPG from the coding sequence GTGGTTCTCGACGCCGAGAAGACGGTTCTGCTCACGGTGGAGTGCCAGGAGGGCGTGGTGGGCGCGGACGCCGCCCTGCCGCAACTCGCCGCCGAGGCAAGGGAGTCGGGGGCGCTGGCGAACGTCGCCCGGCTCGTCGGCGCGGCCCACGCGGCCGGCGTCCAGGTCGTCCACGCGATCGCCGAACGCCGCCCGGACGGCAAGGGGGCCAGCCGTAACGCCCGGCTGTTCCGGGCCGCCGAGCGGCTGCCCGTCCAGCAGCTCGCCGGTTCGCGCGCGGTGCGGGTCGCCGCCCCGATCGAGGTGGCCGCCCGCGACATCGTCGTCCGCCGACTGCACGGCCTGTCGCCGCTGCACGGCACCGAACTCGACGCGCTGCTGCGGAACCTGGGATGCCGGACGCTGGTCGTCGTCGGGGTGTCGGCGAACGTCGCGATCCCCAACTCGGTGTTCGACGCGGTCAACCTGGGCTACACGGTCGTCGTCGCGTCGGACGCGATCGCGGGGGTGCCGGCCGAGTACACCCCCGCGATGGTCCGCCACAGCCTCGGCTTGGTCGCCACGGTCGCGACCACGGACGAGGTGCTGGCGGGGTGGAACTCCCCTGCTACGCCAGGGTGA
- a CDS encoding Rieske (2Fe-2S) protein: protein MTSAPLNSVSGPARRAVVTAAGAAGLAVALTACGSSDDDSSAATGSNGSGTTGSTGSSPSTASGGTTGGAAGGNALAATADIPEGGGKVFESQKVVVTQPTAGTYKAFSAVCTHQGCAVKSVADGVINCPCHQSNFSIEDGSVKSGPAKKPLPAVNITVTGDSITLA from the coding sequence ATGACCAGCGCACCGCTGAATTCCGTGTCAGGCCCCGCCCGTCGTGCCGTCGTGACGGCGGCCGGAGCGGCGGGCCTCGCCGTCGCGCTCACCGCGTGCGGCAGCTCCGACGACGACTCGTCGGCGGCGACCGGCTCGAACGGCAGCGGCACCACCGGCTCGACCGGCTCCTCCCCCTCGACGGCCTCCGGTGGCACGACCGGTGGCGCGGCGGGCGGCAACGCCCTCGCCGCGACCGCCGACATCCCCGAGGGCGGCGGCAAGGTCTTCGAGTCGCAGAAGGTCGTCGTCACCCAGCCGACGGCCGGCACCTACAAGGCGTTCTCGGCCGTCTGCACCCACCAGGGCTGCGCGGTCAAGTCCGTCGCGGACGGCGTCATCAACTGCCCCTGCCACCAGAGCAACTTCTCCATCGAGGACGGCAGCGTGAAGAGCGGTCCGGCGAAGAAGCCGCTGCCGGCCGTGAACATCACGGTGACCGGCGACAGCATCACCCTGGCGTAG
- a CDS encoding HipA family kinase, which yields MLKDVTATRYITPLREGGSLPGLVEADDFGTYVLKFTGAGQGRKTLVAEVVCGELARRLGFRMPRLVTVQLDPVLGLAEPDQQVQELIRASGGTNLGMDFLSGALGFDPLAFEADAEEAGRIVWFDALINNVDRSWRNPNLLVHRDELWLIDHGATMIWHHNWPAAEASAARPYDASDHALISFGPDLAGAAAELAPQVTADLLAEVTAEIPDAWLDGEPGFDDPDDLRRAYAAPLLARAADIHTRVKGISA from the coding sequence ATGCTCAAGGACGTCACCGCCACCCGCTACATCACGCCCCTGCGGGAAGGCGGTTCGCTGCCCGGACTGGTCGAGGCCGACGACTTCGGGACGTACGTCCTGAAGTTCACCGGCGCGGGGCAGGGCCGCAAGACGCTGGTCGCCGAGGTGGTCTGCGGCGAACTCGCCCGGCGGCTGGGGTTCAGGATGCCGCGCCTGGTCACCGTCCAGCTCGACCCGGTCCTCGGGCTCGCCGAGCCCGACCAGCAGGTGCAGGAGCTGATCCGGGCCAGCGGCGGCACCAACCTCGGGATGGACTTCCTCTCCGGCGCGCTCGGCTTCGACCCGCTCGCGTTCGAGGCGGACGCCGAGGAGGCCGGCCGGATCGTGTGGTTCGACGCGCTGATCAACAACGTCGACCGGTCCTGGCGCAACCCCAACCTGCTCGTGCACCGCGACGAGCTCTGGCTCATCGACCACGGCGCGACGATGATCTGGCACCACAACTGGCCCGCCGCCGAAGCCTCCGCCGCCCGCCCGTACGACGCGAGCGACCACGCGCTGATCAGCTTCGGCCCCGACCTCGCGGGCGCCGCCGCGGAGTTGGCCCCGCAGGTCACCGCCGACCTCCTCGCCGAGGTCACCGCCGAGATCCCGGACGCCTGGCTGGACGGCGAACCCGGCTTCGACGACCCGGACGACCTGCGACGGGCGTACGCGGCACCGCTGCTGGCGCGGGCGGCCGACATCCACACGCGCGTGAAGGGGATCAGCGCATGA
- a CDS encoding DUF3037 domain-containing protein, producing the protein MAGQLTERHITRSGQGAAGDVYEYALLRIVPRVERGECVNAGVLVYCRAKGYVGARTHLDETRLLALDPRVDVEGVKAALGAVERVCEAAGQSAGDDAGRRFRWLVAPRSTIVQPGPVHTGLTGDPAAEAERLLDLLVR; encoded by the coding sequence ATGGCCGGACAGCTCACCGAGCGGCACATCACCCGCTCCGGGCAGGGCGCCGCCGGGGACGTCTACGAGTACGCGCTGCTGCGGATCGTCCCGCGCGTGGAGCGCGGGGAGTGCGTCAACGCGGGCGTGCTCGTGTACTGCCGCGCCAAGGGGTACGTGGGCGCGCGGACGCATCTCGACGAGACGCGGCTGCTGGCGCTGGACCCGCGCGTCGACGTCGAGGGCGTCAAGGCGGCGCTGGGGGCCGTGGAGCGGGTCTGCGAGGCGGCCGGGCAGAGCGCCGGGGACGATGCCGGGCGGCGGTTCCGGTGGCTCGTCGCGCCCCGGTCGACCATCGTGCAGCCGGGGCCCGTGCACACCGGGCTGACCGGGGATCCGGCGGCCGAGGCGGAGCGGTTGCTGGATCTGCTGGTGAGGTGA
- the fabG gene encoding 3-oxoacyl-ACP reductase FabG, with the protein MSTTEQRVAIVTGAARGIGAATAVRLAAEGRAVAVIDLDETACKDTVEQITAAGGRAIAVGADVSDEAQVEAAVARVAAELGAPTILVNNAGVLRDNLLFKMSVSDWDTVLNVHLRGSFLMTRAVQKHMVDAGFGRIVNLSSSSALGNRGQANYSAAKAGLQGFTKTLAIELGKFGITANAVAPGFIATEMTKATADRVKMDFDEFKKAAATQIPVQRVGEPEDIANAIAFFTGEAAGFVSGQVLYVAGGPLD; encoded by the coding sequence ATGTCCACCACTGAACAGCGCGTCGCGATCGTCACCGGCGCGGCGCGCGGGATCGGCGCCGCCACCGCCGTACGGCTGGCCGCCGAGGGCCGCGCGGTCGCCGTGATCGACCTGGACGAGACCGCCTGCAAGGACACCGTCGAGCAGATCACCGCGGCCGGCGGCAGGGCGATCGCCGTCGGCGCGGACGTCTCCGACGAGGCGCAGGTCGAGGCCGCCGTCGCGCGCGTGGCCGCCGAACTCGGCGCCCCGACGATCCTCGTCAACAACGCGGGCGTGCTCCGCGACAACCTGCTGTTCAAGATGAGCGTGTCCGACTGGGACACCGTCCTGAACGTCCACCTGCGCGGCTCGTTCCTGATGACGCGCGCGGTGCAGAAGCACATGGTCGACGCCGGGTTCGGCCGGATCGTCAACCTCTCCTCCTCCTCGGCGCTCGGCAACCGCGGCCAGGCCAACTACTCCGCCGCCAAGGCCGGGTTGCAGGGCTTCACCAAGACCCTCGCCATCGAACTGGGCAAGTTCGGCATCACCGCCAACGCCGTCGCCCCCGGCTTCATCGCCACCGAGATGACCAAGGCCACCGCCGACCGCGTCAAGATGGACTTCGACGAGTTCAAGAAGGCCGCCGCCACCCAGATCCCCGTCCAGCGGGTGGGTGAGCCGGAAGACATCGCCAACGCCATCGCGTTCTTCACCGGCGAGGCGGCCGGATTCGTCTCCGGCCAGGTCCTGTACGTCGCCGGCGGCCCGCTCGACTAG
- a CDS encoding SDR family oxidoreductase, with amino-acid sequence MTVELSGKVALVTGASRGIGYGIAEAFVARGDRVVITGRNEDALKEAAEKLGADRVLAVAGKAHDLDHQSEVVERAMEAFGRIDHLVNNAGTNPVFGPLADLDLNVARKVYETNVISALGFAQKTWHAWQKDNGGAIVNIASVSGISPSPFIAAYGMSKAAMINLTQQLAHEFAPRVRVNAIAPAVVKTKFAEALYEGREAEAAAAYPLGRLGVPSDIGGTAAFLTSDQSDWITGQTLVVDGGIFLNAAVGG; translated from the coding sequence ATGACTGTGGAACTCTCCGGCAAGGTCGCGCTCGTCACGGGCGCCAGCCGAGGCATCGGGTACGGCATCGCCGAGGCGTTCGTCGCGCGCGGTGACCGTGTCGTCATCACCGGCCGCAACGAGGACGCCCTGAAGGAGGCCGCCGAGAAACTGGGCGCCGACCGGGTGCTCGCCGTCGCCGGCAAGGCGCACGACCTCGACCACCAGAGCGAGGTCGTCGAGCGCGCGATGGAGGCGTTCGGGCGCATCGACCACCTCGTCAACAACGCCGGTACCAACCCGGTGTTCGGGCCGCTCGCCGACCTCGACCTGAACGTCGCGCGCAAGGTCTACGAGACCAACGTGATCTCCGCGCTGGGCTTCGCGCAGAAGACCTGGCACGCCTGGCAGAAGGACAACGGCGGCGCGATCGTCAACATCGCCTCCGTGTCCGGGATCTCGCCCTCGCCGTTCATCGCCGCGTACGGCATGAGCAAGGCCGCGATGATCAACCTCACCCAGCAGCTCGCGCACGAGTTCGCGCCCCGGGTGCGGGTCAACGCGATCGCGCCGGCCGTCGTGAAGACCAAGTTCGCCGAGGCCCTGTACGAGGGGCGCGAGGCGGAGGCCGCCGCCGCGTACCCGCTGGGCCGCCTCGGGGTGCCGTCCGACATCGGGGGGACGGCCGCCTTCCTGACGTCCGACCAGTCGGACTGGATCACCGGGCAGACGCTCGTGGTGGACGGCGGGATCTTCCTGAACGCCGCTGTGGGGGGATGA
- a CDS encoding ABC transporter substrate-binding protein codes for MVAGCGYLSDSGSGDQGPIVVGTTSAPSTLDPAGSWDGSWELFRNVYQTLLAYPNGATAPEPDAARSCAFSADHRTYRCELKDGLKFSNGAKLDAEAVKHSVDRIRAIGVQTGPAGLLGSLDKVETSGDKEVVFRLNKPDATFPFVLATPALSLVPPVDYPANSLRKDTRVIGSGPYRLDSYAQGEEAVLVRNSSYKGLADRKNDAVTIRYFQDSAAMVKSLREGRIDITYQGLAADDVVSLETKNDENKGLELHEGAGSAINYLVFNPKDPAANDIAVRKAVAQTIDRAAIAHKVYQDTVEPLYSMVPQGFTGHTTPYFDVFGEPDPGKAKKILDEADVSTPVPLTLWYTTDRYGSDTGLEFKEIKAQLDGSGLFRVTLKSRPWNTYVVGYEKGEYPVFGRGWQPDFPDPDNFIAPFVGQRNALGTPYDVKRITDVLLPRSREQSDRAEVVKDFQEAQRLLVEDVRLLPLWQGKQYLAADEDIAGGERSLDPATIMMMWELSRKTSW; via the coding sequence ATGGTCGCGGGCTGCGGTTACCTCTCCGACAGCGGATCCGGTGACCAGGGCCCCATCGTCGTGGGCACCACCAGCGCGCCCAGCACACTCGACCCCGCCGGATCCTGGGACGGTTCCTGGGAGCTGTTCCGCAACGTCTACCAGACGCTCCTCGCCTACCCGAACGGGGCGACCGCGCCCGAGCCGGACGCCGCCAGGAGCTGCGCCTTCAGCGCCGATCACCGCACCTACCGCTGCGAGCTGAAGGACGGGCTGAAGTTCTCCAACGGCGCGAAGCTGGACGCCGAGGCCGTCAAGCACTCCGTCGACCGGATCCGCGCGATCGGCGTCCAGACCGGCCCCGCCGGGCTCCTCGGCAGCCTCGACAAGGTCGAGACCAGCGGGGACAAGGAGGTCGTCTTCCGGCTCAACAAGCCCGACGCGACCTTCCCGTTCGTCCTCGCGACCCCCGCGCTCTCCCTCGTCCCGCCCGTCGACTACCCCGCCAACTCGCTGCGCAAGGACACCCGGGTCATCGGCTCCGGACCCTACCGGCTCGACTCCTACGCGCAGGGCGAAGAGGCCGTCCTCGTGCGCAACTCCTCCTACAAGGGGCTCGCCGACCGCAAGAACGACGCCGTGACCATCCGCTACTTCCAGGACTCGGCCGCCATGGTCAAGTCGCTGCGCGAGGGCCGGATCGACATCACCTACCAGGGGCTCGCCGCCGACGACGTCGTCTCGCTGGAGACGAAGAACGACGAGAACAAGGGACTCGAACTGCACGAGGGCGCGGGCAGCGCCATCAACTACCTCGTCTTCAACCCCAAGGACCCGGCCGCGAACGACATCGCCGTCCGCAAGGCCGTCGCCCAGACCATCGACCGCGCGGCCATCGCCCACAAGGTGTACCAGGACACCGTCGAACCGCTGTACTCCATGGTCCCGCAGGGGTTCACCGGGCACACCACGCCCTACTTCGACGTCTTCGGCGAACCCGACCCCGGCAAGGCGAAGAAGATCCTCGACGAGGCCGACGTCAGCACGCCCGTGCCGCTCACCCTCTGGTACACCACCGACCGCTACGGCTCCGACACCGGGCTCGAATTCAAGGAGATCAAGGCCCAGTTGGACGGGTCCGGGCTGTTCCGGGTCACCCTCAAGAGCCGGCCCTGGAACACGTACGTCGTCGGCTACGAGAAGGGCGAGTACCCGGTGTTCGGGCGCGGCTGGCAGCCGGACTTCCCCGACCCCGACAACTTCATCGCGCCGTTCGTGGGGCAGCGCAACGCTCTCGGGACGCCGTACGACGTCAAGCGGATCACCGATGTGCTGCTGCCGCGCTCGCGAGAGCAGAGCGACCGGGCCGAGGTCGTCAAGGACTTCCAGGAGGCGCAGCGGCTCCTCGTCGAGGACGTGCGGCTGCTGCCGCTGTGGCAGGGCAAGCAGTACCTCGCGGCCGACGAGGACATCGCGGGCGGGGAGCGGTCGCTGGACCCGGCGACGATCATGATGATGTGGGAGCTGTCGCGCAAGACGAGCTGGTGA
- the ung gene encoding uracil-DNA glycosylase: protein MTDTAMLPESWRGVLGDELQQPYFKELTEFVEAEREKGPVYPPREEVFAALDATPYDQVKVLILGQDPYHGEGQGHGLCFSVRPGVRIPPSLRNIYKELNSELGLPIPDNGYLMPWAQQGVLLLNAVLTVRGGEANSHKNKGWEKFTDAVIRAVASRPDPAVFVLWGAYAQKKARLIDEARHVVVQGVHPSPLSAKGGFFGSRPFTQINEAVAAQGHTAIDWTIPNLGS, encoded by the coding sequence GTGACCGACACCGCCATGCTGCCCGAGTCCTGGCGCGGGGTCCTGGGGGACGAGCTGCAGCAGCCCTACTTCAAGGAGCTGACCGAGTTCGTCGAGGCCGAGCGGGAGAAGGGGCCCGTCTATCCGCCCCGCGAGGAGGTCTTCGCCGCGCTCGACGCCACGCCGTACGACCAGGTCAAGGTCCTGATCCTCGGTCAGGACCCCTACCACGGGGAGGGGCAGGGGCACGGGCTCTGCTTCTCCGTCCGGCCCGGGGTGCGGATCCCGCCGTCCCTGCGGAACATCTACAAAGAGCTGAACTCCGAGCTGGGGCTGCCGATCCCGGACAACGGGTACCTCATGCCCTGGGCCCAGCAGGGGGTGCTCCTCCTCAACGCCGTCCTCACCGTCCGTGGCGGTGAGGCCAACTCCCACAAGAACAAGGGGTGGGAGAAGTTCACCGACGCGGTGATCCGCGCGGTGGCCTCCCGGCCCGATCCCGCCGTGTTCGTGCTGTGGGGGGCCTACGCCCAGAAGAAGGCGCGTCTCATCGACGAGGCCCGCCATGTCGTGGTCCAAGGGGTCCATCCCTCGCCGCTCTCCGCCAAGGGGGGCTTCTTCGGATCCCGGCCGTTCACCCAGATCAACGAGGCTGTGGCCGCGCAGGGGCACACGGCCATCGACTGGACCATTCCGAATCTGGGGAGCTGA